GCTCGCAAAAATAACACCTATCATGGTTGCCACAATCATCGTCATACGGCCCCACCACAACATACGCTGTGGATTCGGTTTACCTTTAGCGACGTTCTTGCCGTAAATATCCGTCATCACAATAGCAGAAAGCGCACATAAATCCGCATCTGCTGTTGAGGATAAAGAGCCAATCACTAAGATAAAAAACAGCGCAATACCCATTGGAGGCAAGTACAAGGACGCCATCTGAGGAATAATATTATTCATGTCTCCATTCGCGGGTTGAATTCCTGCAAATAGAGCCAGTAAACCAAGCATCCCCAATCCAATCACCACGCCAGCATAACCAATAGTCGCGGTTAAGAACGTTGACTTAATCAGGTCTTCACGTACTGCAAATAAGCGCTGCGCGATGGTTTGATTACCAATCGCATAGGCTAATACCGCTACAAAGTAAGGCGCACCTTGTTCTAAAATAGCTTTGGTAGAAAAGAAATTAGCCTGCTCTGCATCTAAACGCCACATGTTTTCGCTTAGGAACGTCGTGCCTCCGGCATTGTAAAAAATCAATGGGATAATAATAACCGCCGCTAAAATCATCGCCACTAGCTGAGCAAAATCCGTCATCACAGATGCACGAAAACCCGACCATAAGGTGTAAGACAATACCCCTAAACCGGCAATCAAAACCCCTTGAATAAAACTAAGAGGGCTAAGTACTGATACCAAAGCACCTGCTGCGGTAAAGTTCACCATCAAACTAATACAACTGCCTAATAGGTTAGATCCTGCCATAATCATCTGACTGGATTTACCATGACGCGCATGAATTACCTCGGCTAAGGTATGAGCATCTGGCGCTAGTTTTCTAAAACGACGCCCAAAGGGATAAATAAACAAAATCATCAGCGCGCCCCAAAATCCATAATGGATAGGGCCTGAAAGACCATATTTAAATCCAGAGGTTGCGCTGGCATAAAAAGAAGCAGCCCAAATCCACGTTGCAATCATACTTGCTGCAGATAAACCAAAACCTACCGCACTGTTTGATACCATGTAGCCGTCTACGTTCTCATTCTTTCGACTAATCAACAAAGACATCAAAAACGTCGCTACATAAAAGCCCACCATCAACAACAAGGTCGTTGATGTTGAGAGCTGAAAAAAAGCGGATTCCTGCATATTTTTTCACTCCTCTATACGTGTTATGTTGCCCTTTCTTGATTTATAAATAGGCAACACAACCTTTTTGTACCCGCAAAAACGGGTAGCTCAAAAATATCGAAGGTGAATAAGAAATGGAACCTATCCATTTTTTATGCACCTGACTCATTGGCCTCATGCATTTTCTGCATAAAACGGATAATGCTCAAGCATTGTAACTACCTAAAAGCCTTACGTCTAGAAACTACCAATTGATACAAATCAAGACAAAATACTACTCGGTGACTGCTGCCAAGATCTGCATAACCCCTTTTTCTTTAACTAAATCAATATGTTCTAATTCACGTACATAAATCATGCCGGCAAAAGACAAAGCATTCAGTGCGATCTCATCGCAGTGCTCTTGCTTGCGAGGCACTAATAAAAGCCAACCATTTTGAATCAACATATTCATCGGTGGCATCAAGCCATTTTCATCTGGAATTAGTTGTAGTTTTTTGCAAGCAAGCTGATACGCCTGATAGAGCTCTCGGGCATATTCTTGTGCCTCATCAGAGGGGGGAACATAAATAAACACATGATTAAAATCCCAGTCGCGTTGTTGCTGAGGCTGCTGCTGGAGGTCTTGGTCTAACCGTTGGACAAAAGGTAATAAACTGGCATTAGCTGGGTCATCAGGTAACCACTGTAAATGCAAATGACGCTGACTGGCTCCCGCCTCTGGGCCACCATTATAAAACCCTAGGCCTTGATGCTCTGCCAAGATAAAGCTTAGGGCTAAAAAATCCTCGTATTGCAATACTGAGCGTTGATCTGCAAATTCCACTCTAGGAATCACCAAATGGCGTTCACAAACTGGAAATTTATTTAAAATGGCATGATGATAATCACCTAGCTTTCCGACCGTCAGTATAGGATCTGGTGGTAAAAAAGGATTAAAATCTGGATCTCGAGGGCCACCGGGAAAGCCTGCTGGGGTACTGCGGTCTTTTAGGGATAGCGCAGGCACC
This Paenalcaligenes faecalis DNA region includes the following protein-coding sequences:
- a CDS encoding sodium:solute symporter family protein; the protein is MQESAFFQLSTSTTLLLMVGFYVATFLMSLLISRKNENVDGYMVSNSAVGFGLSAASMIATWIWAASFYASATSGFKYGLSGPIHYGFWGALMILFIYPFGRRFRKLAPDAHTLAEVIHARHGKSSQMIMAGSNLLGSCISLMVNFTAAGALVSVLSPLSFIQGVLIAGLGVLSYTLWSGFRASVMTDFAQLVAMILAAVIIIPLIFYNAGGTTFLSENMWRLDAEQANFFSTKAILEQGAPYFVAVLAYAIGNQTIAQRLFAVREDLIKSTFLTATIGYAGVVIGLGMLGLLALFAGIQPANGDMNNIIPQMASLYLPPMGIALFFILVIGSLSSTADADLCALSAIVMTDIYGKNVAKGKPNPQRMLWWGRMTMIVATMIGVIFASLRLDILVMLVFVGALWGAIVFPVIVSFYWEKVTNRAFTTSVIAAVTLFTLVRFELLPLDGVIGIFFEIAASAGAGVVLGLMTFAFFPRQMAIAVGVLAAFGFMPYFIGFLRDYTVLLGSLTSYGVSAAVCIAMSWNSKERFDFSVLAKRVTSFHAEEDAMLNQAQINK
- a CDS encoding ATP adenylyltransferase family protein codes for the protein MTMPLLQSIDQCIEKALASGDLQPIQFQTQPVQARDVAFHVCWVPALSLKDRSTPAGFPGGPRDPDFNPFLPPDPILTVGKLGDYHHAILNKFPVCERHLVIPRVEFADQRSVLQYEDFLALSFILAEHQGLGFYNGGPEAGASQRHLHLQWLPDDPANASLLPFVQRLDQDLQQQPQQQRDWDFNHVFIYVPPSDEAQEYARELYQAYQLACKKLQLIPDENGLMPPMNMLIQNGWLLLVPRKQEHCDEIALNALSFAGMIYVRELEHIDLVKEKGVMQILAAVTE